In Pseudomonas sp. MTM4, one genomic interval encodes:
- a CDS encoding phosphoglycerate kinase, which yields MTVLKMNDLDLQGKRVLIREDLNVPVKDGAVKSDARILASLPTIKLALEKGAAVLVCSHLGRPEEGVFSEEDSLKPVADYLSKALNREVPLVRDYLDGIEVKAGELVLLENVRFNKGEKKNTDELAQKYAALCDVFVMDAFGTAHRAQGSTHGVAKFAKVACAGPLLAAELDALGKALKSPAKPMAAIVAGSKVSTKLDVLNSLSQVCDQLIVGGGIANTFLAAAGFPVGKSLYEADLVDTAKAIAAKVSVPLPVDVVVAKAFAEDAEATVKAAADVSDDDMILDIGPQTAANFAELLKSSKTILWNGPVGVFEFDQFGNGTKVLAEAIAESPAFSIAGGGDTLGAIDKYRVSEKISYISTGGGAFLEFVEGKVLPAVEILEQRAAQ from the coding sequence ATGACCGTTTTGAAGATGAACGACCTCGACCTGCAGGGTAAGCGCGTGCTGATCCGCGAAGACCTCAACGTGCCAGTGAAGGACGGCGCGGTGAAAAGCGATGCGCGCATCCTGGCCTCGCTGCCGACCATCAAGCTGGCGCTGGAAAAGGGCGCGGCGGTGCTGGTCTGCTCGCACCTGGGCCGCCCGGAGGAGGGCGTGTTCAGCGAGGAAGACAGTCTCAAGCCGGTCGCCGACTATTTGAGCAAGGCGCTGAACCGCGAAGTCCCGCTGGTCCGCGATTACCTCGACGGCATCGAGGTCAAGGCCGGTGAGCTGGTGCTGCTGGAAAATGTACGCTTCAACAAAGGTGAGAAGAAGAACACCGACGAGCTGGCGCAAAAGTACGCGGCACTGTGCGACGTCTTCGTGATGGATGCCTTCGGCACCGCTCACCGCGCCCAAGGCTCGACTCATGGCGTGGCCAAATTCGCCAAGGTCGCCTGTGCCGGTCCGCTGCTGGCCGCTGAACTCGATGCGCTGGGCAAGGCGCTGAAGAGCCCGGCCAAGCCGATGGCCGCCATCGTTGCCGGTTCCAAGGTCTCGACCAAGCTCGATGTATTGAACAGCCTGAGCCAGGTGTGCGACCAGCTGATCGTCGGTGGCGGCATCGCCAATACGTTCCTCGCCGCTGCTGGCTTCCCGGTGGGCAAGTCGCTGTATGAAGCCGATCTGGTGGACACCGCCAAGGCCATCGCGGCCAAGGTCAGCGTGCCGCTGCCGGTGGACGTGGTGGTAGCCAAGGCCTTCGCCGAGGACGCCGAGGCCACGGTGAAAGCCGCTGCCGATGTGTCCGACGACGACATGATTCTGGACATCGGCCCGCAGACCGCGGCCAATTTCGCCGAGCTGCTCAAGTCCTCGAAAACCATTCTCTGGAACGGCCCGGTTGGGGTATTCGAGTTCGATCAGTTCGGCAACGGCACCAAGGTGCTGGCCGAGGCCATCGCTGAAAGCCCGGCATTCTCCATCGCGGGCGGCGGTGACACCCTGGGGGCCATCGACAAATATCGTGTGAGCGAGAAGATTTCCTACATCTCCACCGGTGGCGGCGCCTTCCTCGAATTCGTCGAGGGTAAGGTGCTCCCGGCAGTGGAAATCCTCGAGCAGCGAGCCGCACAGTAG